The following proteins are co-located in the Primulina tabacum isolate GXHZ01 chromosome 11, ASM2559414v2, whole genome shotgun sequence genome:
- the LOC142517810 gene encoding methionine S-methyltransferase-like isoform X4 encodes MMVIPSIFVPEDWSFTFYEGLNRHPASTFKDKTLAELGCGNGWISIAVAEKWLPLKVYGLDINPRAVKISWINLYLNALDDNGQPIYDAEKKTLLDRVEFYESDLLSYCRENHIELEQIVGCIPQILNPNPDAMSKMITENASEEFLHSLSNYCALQGFVEDQFGLGLIARAVEEGISVIKPLGIMIFNIGGRPGQAVCKRLFERRGLCVNKPWQTKVIQAADTDISALVEIEKNSPHRFEFFMGLGGDQPICARTAWAYAKAGGRISHALSVYSCQLRQPNQVKKIFEFLRNGFKDISSSLDLSFEDESVADEKIPFLAHLANVLKDISFFPYESPAGSRRFRSLIAGFMKTYHHVPITADNVVVFPSLIVAIESALRLLSPRLAIVDEQLSRHLPRQWLTSLNIERTRTGRNVEEEITVIEAPRQSDLMIEMIKKLKPEVVITGIAQFESVTTSAFELLLDITKEIGCRLFLDMSEHFELSSLPTSNGVLKYLAGTPLPSHAAIVCGLLKNKVYSDLEVAFVITEEETMFKALCKTVELLQGSTAIVSQYYYGCLFHELLSFQLADRHPPAQRNAKQTRASKVNDFSSSTISVLDQAELAIDEGENSTLVHMDIDQSFLPIITPVKAAIFESFARQNITEPEIDVARGLRQLISGNYGFPSDSNTEFIYADCPVALFCKWVLCCVHEGGTLCFPTGTNGNYVSAAKFLNAEIVNIPTNSEAGFKLTEQTLTDVLKTLNKPWIYVSGPIVNPTGSVYSNKEINIMLSICAKFGARVMLDTSFSGVEFNSKGVDGWNLRATLEKLSSTNPTFCVSLLGGLFFRMLGSGLKFGFLLINQQSVVDIFRSFAGLSKPHNTIKYTVKKLLDLQEQKTGDLLNDIAEQTELLRSRYKQLKQTLECCGWDVLEAQGGISIVAKPSAYLGKTIKSNNSSYTQEIKLDNSNIREVMLKSCGLCINGASWTGIPGYCRFTFGLTDSDFQRALDCITKFKSLVSN; translated from the exons ATGATGGTCATACCAAGCATTTTTGTCCCTGAGGATTGGTCCTTCACTTTCTATGAGGGACTGAACAGGCATCCGGCCTCAACTTTTAAGGACAAGACATTAGCTGAGCTTGGTTGTGGAAATGGATGGATATCCATTGCAGTTGCTGAGAAATGGTTGCCTCTAAAG GTATATGGACTTGATATAAATCCAAGAGCAGTTAAAATCTCTTGGATAAATCTGTATTTGAATGCTTTGGATGACAATGGTCAACCCATTTATGATGCTGAGAAAAAAACTTTGCTTGACCGGGTCGAATTTTATGAATCTGATCTGCTATCTTACTGCAGAGAGAATCACATAGAACTAGAGCAAATCGTTGGATGCATACCTCAG ATTCTTAACCCTAATCCTGATGCTATGTCCAAGATGATTACAGAAAATGCCAGCGAAGAATTCTTACATTCCCTGAGCAACTATTGTGCCCTCCAG GGCTTTGTGGAGGACCAGTTTGGCTTAGGGCTTATTGCAAGAGCTGTTGAAGAAGGTATATCTGTTATAAAACCTCTTGGGATTATGATATTTAACATCGGAGGTCGCCCAGGACAAGCTGTATGTAAGCGTTTGTTTGAGCGTCGTGGCCTTTGTGTTAACAAGCCATGGCAAACTAAAGTTATCCAG GCTGCTGATACAGATATTTCAGCTTTAGTTGAAATTGAAAAGAATAGTCCACACCGATTTGAGTTCTTCATGGGGCTTGGTGGAGACCAACCTATTTGTGCGCGCACTGCATGGGCCTATGCCAAAGCTGGGGGTCGTATATCTCATGCTTTATCTGTATATAGTTGTCAGCTCCGACAACCTAATCAG GTAAAAAAAATTTTCGAGTTTCTAAGAAATGGATTCAAAGATATCAGCAGCTCTTTGGATTTGTCCTTTGAAGATGAGTCTGTTGCAGATGAGAAGATACCATTCCTAGCTCATCTCGCTAATGTTCTAAAAGATATTTCCTTTTTCCCTTATGAATCACCAGCTGGAAGCAGACGATTTCGTAGTCTTATTGCTGGATTCATGAAAACATACCATCACGTACCAATTACTGCAGAT AATGTTGTTGTATTTCCATCGCTGATTGTGGCAATTGAAAGTGCTCTTCGATTATTGTCCCCCCGCCTCGCCATTGTTGATGAACAATTATCACGGCATTTACCCCGGCAATGGTTAACATCCCTAAATATTGAG AGGACAAGAACTGGTAGAaatgttgaggaagaaattacAGTCATTGAAGCACCTCGCCAGTCAGATTTGATGATAgagatgataaaaaaattgaagccGGAGGTGGTCATCACTGGGATAGCTCAATTTGAGTCAGTTACCACTTCTGCATTTGAGCTTCTTTTAGATATCACCAAAGAAATAGGATGTCGTTTGTTTTTAGATATGTCAGAGCATTTTGAGTTATCTAGTCTTCCCACTTCCAATGGAGTCCTGAAATATCTCGCTGGAACTCCTCTTCCATCACATGCAGCAATTGTCTGCGGCTTACTGAAAAATAAG GTTTATTCGGATTTGGAGGTGGCCTTTGTGATAACAGAAGAAGAGACAATGTTTAAAGCGCTATGCAAGACTGTGGAACTTTTACAAGGAAGTACAGCCATAGTTAGTCAGTACTACTATGGTTGTCTTTTCCATGAGCTTCTGTCTTTTCAACTTGCTGATCGACATCCACCTGCTCAG CGAAATGCCAAGCAGACTAGAGCTTCTAAGGTGAATGACTTTTCCAGTTCCACAATCTCAGTACTCGATCAGGCCGAACTGGCAATAGATGAAGGGGAAAATTCTACCCTGGTCCATATGGATATCGATCAAAGTTTTTTGCCCATAATAACCCCCGTAAAGGCTGCCATCTTCGAGAGTTTCGCCAGGCAGAACATAACAGAACCCGAAATTGATGTTGCACGTGGCTTAAGACAATTAATTAGCGGTAATTATGGCTTCCCATCCGATAGCAACACAGAATTTATATATGCAGACTGCCCAGTGGCACTTTTCTGTAAGTGGGTGCTCTGCTGTGTTCACGAGGGCGGTACACTGTGCTTCCCTACTGGTACCAATGGAAATTACGTTTCTGCTGCAAAATTTTTGAATGCCGAAATTGTTAATATTCCTACAAATTCAGAAGCAGGTTTCAAGCTGACAGAACAGACTCTTACAGATGTTTTAAAGACTCTGAATAAACCATGGATCTACGTTTCTGGTCCAATAGTCAATCCCACCGGATCGGTTTACAGTAACAAAGAGATAAATATTATGTTATCCATTTGTGCTAAGTTTGGAGCAAGGGTTATGCTGGATACTTCATTCTCAGGGGTTGAATTCAACTCCAAGGGTGTAGATGGCTGGAATCTGAGAGCTACTCTGGAGAAACTTTCCTCTACCAATCCAACATTTTGTGTATCACTACTTGGAGGATTATTTTTTAGGATGCTTGGCAGTGGGCTTAAGTTTGGATTTCTTCTTATAAATCAGCAATCTGTCGTGGATATATTCCGTAGCTTTGCAGGATTAAGCAAACCTCATAACACTATCAAATATACAGTGAAGAAATTGTTGGATCTTCAAGAACAGAAGACGGGTGATCTGCTGAATGACATTGCAGAGCAGACTGAACTTCTGAGAAGTAGATATAAACAATTGAAGCAG ACACTTGAATGTTGTGGTTGGGACGTTCTCGAAGCTCAAGGTGGTATCTCCATTGTAGCAAAGCCTTCTGCCTATCTCGGCAAGACTATCAAAAGTAACAACTCTTCCTATACTCAGGAAATTAAGCTCGATAACTCAAATATTAGGGAAGTCATGCTCAAGAGCTGTGGTTTGTGCATCAATGGTGCTTCGTGGACTGGAATCCCAGGTTACTGTCGCTTCACATTCGGCTTGACAGACAGTGATTTCCAGCGTGCATTAGATTGTATCACTAAATTCAAAAGCTTAGTAAGTAACTAA